A stretch of the Musa acuminata AAA Group cultivar baxijiao chromosome BXJ2-7, Cavendish_Baxijiao_AAA, whole genome shotgun sequence genome encodes the following:
- the LOC135617320 gene encoding ABC transporter I family member 10-like isoform X1 — protein MPWASLSTALMKPSPRYCRCRSLIVAAEVAPAIEAHKVSFSVTNKQGKSVPILKNCSLHVPPGQLWMLLGPNGCGKSTLLKVLAGLLNPSDGTVNIKKPSSFVFQNPDHQVVMPTVEVDVAFGLGKFNLTSDEVRSRVSEALEAVGMLHYSQRQIQTLSGGQKQRVAIAGALAEACKVLLLDELTTFLDEHDQIGVIKAVKNTVAASGEVAALWVTHRLEELNYADGALYMEDGRIMMHGDVWSVLSFIKAKQVQYRDHLHL, from the exons ATGCCATGGGCTTCCCTTTCTACTGCCCTAATGAAACCATCGCCAAG GTATTGTCGGTGTCGATCGCTCATCGTGGCGGCAGAGGTTGCTCCTGCCATTGAAGCCCATAAAGTGAGCTTCTCGGTGACCAACAAGCAGGGGAAGTCGGTTCCAATTTTGAAGAATTGTTCCCTCCATGTCCCTCCTGGCCAGCTGTGGATGCTTCTTGGTCCCAATGGTTGTGGCAAGTCCACCCTCCTTAAG GTCTTGGCAGGACTTCTAAATCCTTCTGATGGAACTGTGAATATAAAAAAACCAAGTAGCTTTGTGTTTCAGAATCCTGATCACCAG GTGGTTATGCCAACAGTGGAAGTAGATGTGGCATTTGGTCTTGGTAAGTTTAATCTAACATCAGATGAAGTTAGATCAAGAGTATCAGAAGCTTTAGAAGCTGTTGGCATGCTGCATTACTCACAA AGGCAGATTCAGACTCTTAGTGGAGGGCAGAAACAAAGAGTTGCTATTGCAGGTGCCTTAGCTGAAGCATGTAAAGTGCTATTATTAGATGAATTGACAACATTTTTGGATGAACATGACCAG ATAGGAGTTATAAAGGCAGTCAAGAACACTGTGGCGGCTTCGGGAGAAGTTGCAGCACTGTGGGTGACTCATCGGTTAGAGGAACTCAACTATGCAGATGGTGCTTTATATATGGAAGATGGCCGAAtaatgatgcatggagatgtgtgGAGTGTTTTAAGCTTTATAAAAGCGAAGCAAGTCCAGTACAGAGATCATCTTCATCTCTAA
- the LOC135617320 gene encoding ABC transporter I family member 10-like isoform X2: MPWASLSTALMKPSPRYCRCRSLIVAAEVAPAIEAHKVSFSVTNKQGKSVPILKNCSLHVPPGQLWMLLGPNGCGKSTLLKVLAGLLNPSDGTVNIKKPSSFVFQNPDHQRQIQTLSGGQKQRVAIAGALAEACKVLLLDELTTFLDEHDQIGVIKAVKNTVAASGEVAALWVTHRLEELNYADGALYMEDGRIMMHGDVWSVLSFIKAKQVQYRDHLHL, translated from the exons ATGCCATGGGCTTCCCTTTCTACTGCCCTAATGAAACCATCGCCAAG GTATTGTCGGTGTCGATCGCTCATCGTGGCGGCAGAGGTTGCTCCTGCCATTGAAGCCCATAAAGTGAGCTTCTCGGTGACCAACAAGCAGGGGAAGTCGGTTCCAATTTTGAAGAATTGTTCCCTCCATGTCCCTCCTGGCCAGCTGTGGATGCTTCTTGGTCCCAATGGTTGTGGCAAGTCCACCCTCCTTAAG GTCTTGGCAGGACTTCTAAATCCTTCTGATGGAACTGTGAATATAAAAAAACCAAGTAGCTTTGTGTTTCAGAATCCTGATCACCAG AGGCAGATTCAGACTCTTAGTGGAGGGCAGAAACAAAGAGTTGCTATTGCAGGTGCCTTAGCTGAAGCATGTAAAGTGCTATTATTAGATGAATTGACAACATTTTTGGATGAACATGACCAG ATAGGAGTTATAAAGGCAGTCAAGAACACTGTGGCGGCTTCGGGAGAAGTTGCAGCACTGTGGGTGACTCATCGGTTAGAGGAACTCAACTATGCAGATGGTGCTTTATATATGGAAGATGGCCGAAtaatgatgcatggagatgtgtgGAGTGTTTTAAGCTTTATAAAAGCGAAGCAAGTCCAGTACAGAGATCATCTTCATCTCTAA
- the LOC135617321 gene encoding syntaxin-132-like, with protein sequence MNNLLSDSFDLPRDEPPRDGDIESGLQHPKSAAEQGLEGFFKQVEEIEKLIEKLAKLSKNLQAANEKSKAVTKASDMKAIKQHMQKDIDEVGKIARLAKSKLEELDRDNLASRQKPGCGKGSGVDRSRTATTIALKKKLKERMSEFQTLRETIKQEYREVVERRVFTVTGNRADEETIDHLIETGNSEQIFQKAIQEQGRGQVMDTLAEIHERHNTVKDLERKLLELQQIFVDMAVLVDAQGEILDNIESQVSSAVDHVQSGTVALQKAKKLQKNSRKWMCIAIIILLLIVVIIVVAVIKPWSKGG encoded by the exons ATGAATAACCTCCTCTCG GATTCCTTTGACCTACCTCGAGATGAGCCTCCAAGAGATGGAGACATTGAATCAGGACTGCAGCATCCAAAGAGTGCTGCAGAACAAGGATTGGAAGGTTTTTTTAAGCAG GTTGAAGAAATTGAGAAACTAATTGAGAAGCTTGCAAAGCTATCCAAGAATCTTCAG GCTGCAAATGAGAAATCAAAAGCTGTTACAAAGGCATCTGATATGAAAG CAATCAAGCAGCACATGCAGAAAGATATTGATGAAGTGGGAAAAATTGCACGGTTAGCGAAGTCAAAACTCGAAGAACTGGACCGAGAT AACTTGGCGAGTAGACAGAAACCAGGATGTGGGAAGGGATCAGGTGTTGATCGTTCCAGAACTGCAACCACTAT AGCACTGAAAAAGAAGTTGAAAGAGCGCATGTCTGAATTTCAG ACTCTGAGGGAAACAATCAAGCAGGAATACCGGGAGGTTGTAGAAAGAAGAGTATTTACAG TAACTGGTAATCGAGCTGATGAAGAG ACAATTGACCATTTGATAGAGACAGGAAATAGTGAGCAAATATTTCAGAAGGCAATCCAAGAGCAAGGACGAGGCCAG GTGATGGACACACTTGCTGAAATCCATGAGCGCCATAACACTGTAAAGGATCTAGAGAGGAAGCTTCTTGAACTGCAACAG ATTTTTGTTGATATGGCAGTTCTGGTTGATGCTCAAGGGGAAATTCTGGATAATATTGAATCTCAG GTTTCGAGCGCTGTGGATCATGTCCAATCTGGGACAGTTGCTCTCCAGAAGGCAAAGAAGCTGCAGAAGAACTCCCGCAAATGGATGTGCATAGCCATAATCATTCTTCTCCTAATTGTTGTTATCATTGTCGTTGCCGTAATTAAACCATGGAGCAAAGGTGGATAA